From one Lotus japonicus ecotype B-129 chromosome 3, LjGifu_v1.2 genomic stretch:
- the LOC130742789 gene encoding agamous-like MADS-box protein AGL28, with the protein MAPPKKPNEKKSKRNTAVKKLEEANRRNVTFSKRKAGLFNKLTELSILCQAETALIIASPNDKLFACGYPSADAVIRRFLTRGPPAAAAGENMNDEERLETLRASYDEVQEHLKEEKKNLQEIMEEQKRNLGVFPSWWETSIDEMDLDGLEMFKKSLENFRLNLVMRYNTYTATQPLPLAVVPPPPPLVTNSSVNWQQVVQNGNYYIESGSTSTDDSAGGGVSVTLPPFPRQSVIPPLPLAVVSDNCHGWQEVENGNCIEFESGSTSSDNTGVTLAPFPPSFDSSTNGSVMFAPSGFGQFY; encoded by the coding sequence ATGGCTCCTCCCAAGAAACCAAACGAGAAAAAATCGAAGCGAAACACGGCGGTGAAGAAACTGGAAGAAGCAAACCGCCGCAACGTGACATTCTCGAAGCGGAAGGCGGGGCTGTTCAACAAGCTGACAGAGCTCTCCATTCTCTGCCAGGCGGAAACCGCATTGATCATCGCCTCCCCGAACGACAAGCTATTCGCCTGTGGCTACCCCTCCGCGGACGCCGTCATACGCCGCTTCCTCACCCGAGGTCCCCCTGCCGCCGCCGCGGGAGAAAACATGAACGATGAGGAGAGGTTGGAAACCCTTAGGGCAAGTTATGACGAAGTTCAGGAGCATttgaaggaggagaagaagaacctGCAGGAGATCATGGAGGAGCAGAAGAGAAACCTTGGGGTTTTTCCTTCTTGGTGGGAGACTTCTATTGATGAGATGGATTTGGATGGGCTTGAAATGTTCAAGAAATCTTTGGAGAATTTCAGGTTGAATTTGGTTATGCGGTATAACACTTACACTGCAACGCAACCGTTGCCTTTGGCGGTTGTTCCTCCGCCACCGCCGCTGGTGACTAACTCTTCCGTCAACTGGCAACAAGTTGTGCAGAATGGGAATTATTACATTGAAAGTGGGAGTACTAGTACTGATGATAGTGCTGGCGGCGGTGTCAGTGTCACTCTTCCTCCGTTTCCGCGGCAATCGGTGATTCCTCCTCTGCCGTTAGCGGTGGTTTCAGATAACTGTCATGGGTGGCAAGAAGTAGAGAATGGGAATTGCATTGAATTTGAAAGTGGAAGTACTAGCTCTGATAATACTGGTGTCACACTTGCTCCGTTTCCTCCAAGTTTTGATAGCAGTACCAATGGCAGTGTCATGTTCGCTCCTTCTGGTTTTGGCCAATTTTACTAA
- the LOC130746403 gene encoding FCS-Like Zinc finger 17-like produces the protein MMLPKFMSPFKFKVESQEGKMLNRRKKHVMSSIEGTTMDVGLRLLPQITSSKSKSSNVLVKSAVKKANQTSPSEFCFLKNCNLCNKQLSPDKDIYMYRGDQGFCSIECRDRQIVLDEMRELQISTKQMVASYGQCCNEARRETRLILEDLRMHRHKSKV, from the exons ATGATGCTACCAAAGTTCATGAGCCCCTTCAAGTTCAAGGTGGAATCCCAAGAAGGAAAGATGCTCAACAGAAGAAAAAAGCATGTAATGAGCTCCATTGAGGGTACCACCATGGATGTTGGCCTAAGGCTCCTCCCTCAAATTACCAGCTCAAAGAGCAAATCCAGCAATGTCCTTGTCAAATCTGCAGTGAAAAAGGCAAACCAAACAAGCCCTTCAGAATTTTGCTTCCTTAAAAATTGCAATCTATGCAATAAACAGCTCAGCCCAGACAAAGATATCTACATGTACAG GGGAGATCAAGGTTTTTGCAGTATAGAGTGCAGGGACAGACAAATAGTTTTGGATGAGATGAGAGAATTACAGATCTCTACGAAGCAAATGGTAGCATCTTATGGGCAATGTTGTAATGAGGCACGACGAGAGACTCGCCTTATTCTTGAGGACCTTCGAATGCATAGACATAAATCTAAAGTCTAA
- the LOC130744831 gene encoding uncharacterized protein LOC130744831 has protein sequence MEGTSSVSNPSTLDDPHLLVDDFFFSAFYDAEEEMFPISDEKYAQELQLQEALFSSALSSASRVINQVDDDEIVTMSRTLKGKQKETGESSQISQMYCTICMDAKPTEEMGVLEPHQCRSIIPEEVFDRWENVLCDNLVLVSQKFYCPFKDCSAMLVNDDEGEVVTSSECPHCNRLFCAQCKVPWHGGIDCNGFGNLKEGVVMNFDMAVDPHGLSLTMHVDLNKNCRMQVIWQSASEL, from the exons ATGGAGGGAACTTCATCAGTCTCCAACCCCTCTACTCTTGATGATCCTCATCTCTTAGTTGATGATTTCTTCTTTTCAGCCTTTTATGATGCTGAAGAAGAAATGTTTCCAATTTCTGATGAGAAATATGCACAAGAGTTACAGCTACAAGAAGCTCTGTTTTCCTCTGCTTTATCAAGTGCTAGTAGAGTTATAAATCAAGTGGATGATGATGAAATTGTCACCATGTCACGAACCCTTAAGGGGAAACAGAAAGAGACTGGTGAATCATCCCAAATATCCCAAATGTACTGTACTATTTGCATGGATGCTAAACCTACTGAAGAAAT GGGTGTTTTGGAGCCTCATCAGTGTCGTTCAATCATTCCAGAGGAAGTGTTTGATAGATGGGAAAATGTCCTTTGCGATAATTTGGTGCTTGTATCACAGAAATTTTACTGCCCCTTTAAGGATTGTTCAGCTATGCTGGTAAATGATGATGAAGGGGAAGTTGTGACTAGTTCTGAATGTCCACATTGTAATAGATTGTTCTGTGCACAGTGTAAGGTTCCATGGCACGGAGGAATCGATTGCAACGGGTTTGGGAACTTGAAAGAAG GTGTGGTTATGAATTTTGATATGGCTGTGGATCCCCATGGGCTCAGTCTCACTATGCATGTGGATCTCAATAAGAATTGCAGAATGCAAGTGATATGGCAAAGCGCATCAGAATTGTAA